The proteins below come from a single Tigriopus californicus strain San Diego chromosome 3, Tcal_SD_v2.1, whole genome shotgun sequence genomic window:
- the LOC131878005 gene encoding uncharacterized protein LOC131878005, with translation MIQLEFVCRMRWTVFLLTSSVLACFTLTVADQYYAQSFAAPYTPQYALRRQGFDLFGDGGSLGIIGVGAIAAIIAGCVAVVQAANARTTIQNDINTLSTRANTLQTSAEAVTNTLMTAQADATTNNAEANAVCNFLSTVAMVTTMTGSTADNLAAINSILDAAMAVTCEP, from the exons ATGATTCAGTTAGAATTCGTTTGCAGGATGAGGTGGACGGTGTTTTTGCTCACTAGTAGTGTCTTGGCGTGTTTCACTCTCACCGTGGCAGATCAATATT ATGCTCAGTCCTTTGCTGCCCCGTATACACCTCAGTATGCTCTTCGTCGACAAGGCTTTGACTTATTTGGCGATGGTGGTTCG TTGGGAATCATTGGTGTAGGAGCCATTGCGGCAATTATTGCTGGATGTGTTGCAGTAGTACAAGCTGCTAATGCCAGGACGACGATCCAAAATGATATCAATACCCTCTCGACAAGGGCCAACACCCTTCAGACGTCAGCAGAGGCAGTGACAAACACTTTAATGACTGCTCAAGCCGATGCCACAACCAACAACGCCGAAGCTAATGCCGTTTGTAATTTTCTAAGTACCGTGGCGATGGTGACCACCATGACCGGCAGTACTGCGGACAATTTGGCTGCTATTAATTCGATTTTAGATGCTGCAATGGCTGTCACCTGCGAACCATAA